In one Streptomyces marincola genomic region, the following are encoded:
- a CDS encoding YggT family protein codes for MGIVQQVILIALYCLLGLLLFRLVMDYVFMFARSWSPGKAMVVALEATYTVTDPPLKTLRKVIPPLRFGGVALDLSFFVLMIIVYILINVVARL; via the coding sequence ATGGGCATCGTTCAACAGGTGATCCTGATTGCCTTGTACTGTCTGCTCGGCTTGCTGCTCTTCCGACTGGTGATGGACTACGTGTTCATGTTCGCCCGCTCCTGGAGCCCCGGCAAGGCGATGGTCGTTGCCCTGGAGGCCACCTACACAGTCACTGATCCGCCACTGAAGACGCTGCGGAAGGTGATCCCACCGCTGCGCTTCGGGGGTGTGGCGCTTGATCTGTCCTTCTTCGTACTGATGATCATCGTCTACATCCTGATCAACGTCGTGGCCAGGCTGTGA
- a CDS encoding cell division protein SepF yields the protein MAGAMRKMAVYLGLVEDDGYDRPGYGPDDEFEPEPEPERARRQPAHEPPPRERAEEPVRVVPPPAQREPEPTPAPLLTESRRSGRIAPVSSITPERQNAEKSAPVIMPKVVSEREPYRITTLHPRTYNEARTIGEHFREGTPVIMNLTEMDDTDAKRLVDFAAGLVFGLHGSIERVTQKVFLLSPANVDVTAEDKARIAEGGFFNQS from the coding sequence ATGGCTGGCGCGATGCGCAAGATGGCGGTCTACCTCGGCCTCGTGGAGGACGACGGGTACGACCGCCCGGGGTACGGCCCCGACGACGAATTCGAGCCGGAGCCCGAGCCGGAGCGCGCGCGGCGCCAGCCGGCGCATGAGCCGCCGCCGCGCGAGCGGGCCGAGGAGCCCGTGCGCGTCGTGCCCCCGCCGGCCCAGCGGGAGCCGGAGCCGACGCCGGCCCCGTTGCTGACCGAAAGCAGACGGTCCGGGAGGATCGCTCCCGTGTCTTCCATCACACCCGAACGACAGAACGCGGAGAAGAGCGCACCGGTGATCATGCCCAAGGTCGTGTCAGAGCGGGAGCCGTACCGGATCACCACGCTCCACCCCCGGACGTACAACGAGGCCCGTACCATCGGGGAACACTTCCGCGAGGGCACCCCGGTGATCATGAATCTGACGGAGATGGATGACACGGACGCAAAGCGACTTGTCGACTTTGCCGCTGGTCTGGTCTTCGGTCTCCATGGCAGCATCGAGCGCGTGACACAGAAGGTGTTCCTGCTGTCGCCTGCTAACGTCGATGTAACGGCGGAGGACAAGGCCCGGATCGCCGAGGGCGGGTTCTTCAACCAGAGCTGA
- a CDS encoding YggS family pyridoxal phosphate-dependent enzyme yields the protein MPGAREAELAANLARVEERVTRACDAAGRARADVTLIVVTKTYPAEDVRRLAALGVRHVAENRDQEAAAKAAACADLPLNWHFVGQLQTNKARSVTSYARCVHSVDRVRLVDALSSAVVNAGRPPLDCLVQVALEKKPGDSGGRGGVAPEGVEELVAALAGAPGLRAAGLMTVAPLSGRYAGEPAAAFERLREMSRDLRARHPAANMVSAGMSGDLEQAIAAGATHVRVGSAVLGVRPTLG from the coding sequence GTGCCCGGTGCGCGCGAGGCCGAACTCGCGGCGAACCTCGCCCGGGTGGAGGAGCGCGTGACCCGCGCATGTGACGCGGCGGGGCGCGCGCGGGCGGACGTGACCCTGATCGTCGTCACCAAGACCTACCCGGCCGAGGACGTGCGGCGGCTGGCGGCGCTCGGGGTTCGGCACGTCGCCGAGAACCGCGACCAGGAGGCCGCGGCCAAGGCGGCGGCCTGCGCGGATCTTCCGCTCAACTGGCACTTCGTCGGCCAGTTGCAGACGAACAAGGCGCGTTCCGTCACGTCGTACGCGCGGTGTGTGCATTCCGTGGACCGGGTGCGGCTGGTGGACGCGCTGTCGTCGGCCGTCGTGAACGCCGGCCGGCCGCCCCTCGACTGCCTGGTGCAGGTCGCACTCGAAAAGAAGCCGGGGGACTCCGGTGGCCGCGGTGGCGTCGCGCCCGAGGGGGTCGAGGAGTTGGTGGCGGCCCTGGCCGGGGCGCCGGGGCTGCGCGCGGCCGGTCTCATGACCGTCGCTCCGCTCTCCGGGAGGTACGCGGGCGAGCCCGCGGCGGCGTTCGAGCGGCTGCGGGAAATGTCAAGGGACCTGCGCGCGCGGCATCCGGCTGCGAACATGGTCTCGGCAGGCATGAGCGGCGACTTGGAGCAGGCGATCGCGGCGGGAGCGACACACGTACGCGTCGGGAGCGCGGTGCTCGGAGTCCGCCCCACCCTCGGGTAA
- the pgeF gene encoding peptidoglycan editing factor PgeF, giving the protein MIARQSTDDGARFAFTDRWGGASAVPYASLNLGGAVGDDPGTVRRNRRVAAEALGLDPAHVRWMHQVHGGDVAVAGEPWPGGEPPAADGMVTARRGLALAVLTADCVPVLLADPVAGVVGAAHAGRPGLLAGVVPATVEAMRSLGAEPARIIARTGPSVCGHCYEVPEDMRRDAERAVPGSAATTRWGTPAVDIPGGVGRQLRASGVRDIVLSPVCTLESDDHFSYRRDRTTGRQAGYVWVAEQ; this is encoded by the coding sequence GTGATAGCGCGGCAGAGCACGGACGACGGCGCCCGTTTCGCCTTCACCGACCGGTGGGGCGGAGCGAGCGCCGTTCCGTACGCGTCCCTCAATCTCGGCGGAGCGGTCGGGGACGACCCGGGCACCGTCCGGCGCAACCGGCGGGTGGCGGCCGAGGCCCTGGGGCTCGACCCGGCGCATGTGCGCTGGATGCACCAGGTGCACGGCGGCGACGTGGCCGTGGCCGGGGAGCCGTGGCCGGGCGGCGAGCCGCCTGCGGCGGACGGGATGGTGACGGCGCGGCGCGGCCTCGCGCTCGCGGTGCTCACCGCGGACTGCGTCCCCGTGCTGCTCGCCGACCCCGTGGCCGGGGTCGTCGGCGCGGCGCACGCGGGACGTCCCGGCCTGCTGGCCGGTGTCGTTCCCGCGACCGTCGAGGCGATGCGCTCCCTGGGCGCGGAACCGGCCCGTATCATCGCCCGCACCGGCCCCTCGGTGTGCGGTCACTGCTACGAAGTCCCCGAGGACATGCGGCGGGACGCGGAACGCGCGGTGCCGGGCAGCGCGGCCACCACCCGGTGGGGGACACCCGCCGTCGACATCCCGGGGGGAGTGGGACGGCAATTGCGCGCCTCGGGCGTGCGCGACATCGTCCTCTCGCCGGTGTGCACCCTCGAATCCGACGACCACTTCTCCTACCGCAGGGACAGGACCACGGGCCGGCAGGCCGGCTATGTATGGGTGGCGGAACAGTGA
- the ftsZ gene encoding cell division protein FtsZ: MAAPQNYLAVIKVVGIGGGGVNAINRMIEVGLKGVEFIAINTDAQALLMSDADVKLDVGRELTRGLGAGANPDVGRKAAEDHREEIEEVLKGADMVFVTAGEGGGTGTGGAPVVANIARSLGALTIGVVTRPFTFEGRRRANQAEDGIAQLRDEVDTLIVIPNDRLLSISDRQVSVLDAFKSADQVLLSGVQGITDLITTPGLINLDFADVKSVMSEAGSALMGIGSARGDDRAVAAAEMAISSPLLEASIDGARGVLLSISGGSDLGLFEINEAAQLVSEAAHPEANIIFGAVIDDALGDEVRVTVIAAGFDGGQPPSRSRDKALGGYGAKEEPTPLGQERSVPEPEPERPAFGGLGALPPRDTGGLPERESAPPVPEPSADQREPVKGTPQVPSARPYDGGQVEELDVPDFLK; this comes from the coding sequence GTGGCAGCACCGCAGAACTACCTCGCAGTCATCAAGGTCGTCGGTATCGGCGGCGGTGGCGTCAACGCCATCAACCGGATGATCGAGGTCGGTCTCAAGGGCGTCGAGTTCATCGCGATCAACACCGATGCTCAGGCGCTGCTGATGAGCGACGCCGACGTCAAGCTGGACGTCGGCCGGGAGCTCACCCGAGGGCTGGGCGCGGGTGCCAACCCCGATGTCGGGCGCAAGGCTGCCGAGGACCACAGGGAGGAGATCGAGGAGGTCCTCAAGGGGGCCGACATGGTCTTCGTCACCGCGGGCGAGGGCGGCGGCACCGGCACCGGTGGCGCTCCGGTCGTGGCGAACATCGCGCGCTCCCTCGGCGCACTGACCATCGGCGTGGTCACCCGCCCGTTCACCTTCGAGGGGCGCCGCCGGGCGAACCAGGCGGAGGACGGCATCGCGCAACTGCGCGACGAGGTCGACACCCTCATCGTCATCCCGAACGACCGGCTGCTGTCCATCTCGGACCGCCAGGTGAGCGTTCTCGACGCCTTCAAGTCCGCGGACCAGGTGCTGCTGTCCGGTGTCCAGGGCATCACCGACCTCATCACCACCCCCGGCCTGATCAACCTCGACTTCGCCGACGTCAAGTCCGTGATGTCGGAGGCCGGCTCGGCCCTCATGGGCATCGGGTCCGCGCGCGGGGACGACCGCGCCGTCGCCGCCGCCGAGATGGCGATCTCCTCCCCGCTGCTCGAAGCCTCCATCGACGGTGCCAGGGGCGTCCTGCTCTCCATCTCCGGCGGCTCCGACCTCGGCCTCTTCGAGATCAACGAGGCCGCGCAGCTCGTGAGCGAGGCGGCGCACCCGGAGGCCAACATCATCTTCGGCGCCGTCATCGACGACGCGCTGGGGGACGAGGTGCGCGTCACCGTCATCGCCGCCGGCTTCGACGGCGGGCAGCCGCCGTCCCGCAGCAGGGACAAGGCGCTCGGCGGCTACGGAGCCAAGGAGGAGCCGACGCCGCTCGGCCAGGAGCGCTCCGTTCCCGAACCCGAGCCGGAGCGACCGGCGTTCGGCGGCCTCGGCGCCCTGCCGCCCCGCGACACCGGCGGCCTTCCTGAGCGGGAGAGCGCGCCGCCCGTGCCCGAGCCGAGTGCAGACCAGCGCGAGCCGGTCAAGGGCACCCCGCAGGTGCCTTCCGCCCGGCCGTACGACGGGGGCCAGGTCGAGGAGCTCGACGTCCCCGACTTCTTGAAGTGA
- a CDS encoding cell division protein FtsQ/DivIB — protein sequence MAGATTAERGRKRRQQDAGPRPPAGRSPLGRLRPGRPRPLTVALLVLAALLCGFGLWVLYGSDWLRIERVTVHRSGGPQRLTEEQILRAAQVPDGAPMASLDKGAVRDRALERLPRLAAVEVVRGWPHGVTLKVTERTAEVLMPADGEGYTEVDADGVAFGTVPEAAEGVPLLELELEENASLRHFGEDRVLREAVSVADALPAELRERTRVIRVTSYDSITLELADDRVVRWGSAERSEGKAEALAAVMNASPDARYFDVSAPSAPAASGG from the coding sequence GTGGCCGGAGCGACGACCGCAGAGCGCGGCAGGAAGCGCCGCCAGCAGGACGCCGGCCCGCGGCCACCCGCGGGGCGCTCGCCGCTCGGCCGCCTCCGGCCGGGCCGCCCCCGGCCGCTGACGGTGGCCCTGCTCGTGCTGGCCGCCCTGCTCTGCGGCTTCGGCCTGTGGGTGCTGTACGGCTCGGACTGGCTGCGGATCGAGCGCGTCACCGTGCACAGGTCCGGCGGCCCCCAGCGGCTGACGGAGGAGCAGATCCTGCGGGCCGCGCAGGTGCCGGACGGTGCCCCCATGGCGTCGCTCGACAAGGGGGCCGTGCGGGACCGCGCGCTGGAGCGGCTGCCGCGCCTGGCGGCGGTCGAGGTGGTCAGGGGCTGGCCGCACGGCGTCACCCTGAAGGTGACGGAGCGCACGGCCGAGGTCCTGATGCCCGCCGACGGCGAGGGATACACGGAGGTCGACGCGGACGGCGTCGCGTTCGGCACGGTGCCCGAGGCGGCCGAGGGAGTTCCGCTGCTTGAGCTGGAACTGGAGGAGAACGCGAGCCTGCGCCACTTCGGCGAGGACCGCGTGCTGCGCGAGGCGGTGTCCGTGGCCGACGCGCTGCCGGCCGAACTGCGGGAGCGCACGCGGGTCATTCGCGTCACTTCCTACGACTCCATCACGCTGGAGCTCGCGGACGACCGCGTCGTGCGGTGGGGGAGTGCCGAGCGGTCCGAGGGGAAGGCGGAGGCCCTGGCCGCGGTGATGAACGCGTCCCCCGACGCACGGTACTTCGATGTCAGCGCGCCCAGCGCACCAGCGGCGTCCGGGGGTTGA
- the murG gene encoding undecaprenyldiphospho-muramoylpentapeptide beta-N-acetylglucosaminyltransferase, with translation MHVVLAGGGTAGHIEPALALADALRRQDPTVGVTALGTERGLETRLVPERGYELGLIPAVPLPRKPTPELITVPGRLRGTVKAAEEILERTKADCVVGFGGYVALPGYLAAKRQRVPIVVHEANARPGLANRIGARYTRFVAVSTPDSKLRHARYLGIPLRRSIATLDRAARRQEARAFFGLDANLPTLLVSGGSQGARRLNEVVAAAVPQLQRSGVQVLHAVGPKNELPQPDTMPGMPPYVPLSYVDRMDLAYAAADMMLCRAGAMTVAELSAVGLPAAYVPLPIGNGEQRLNAQPVVNAGGGLLVDDAELTPEWVGATVLPVLTDPGRLLAMSRAAAEFGRRDADDLLVGLVHEAIAARRA, from the coding sequence GTGCATGTTGTCCTCGCCGGCGGGGGGACCGCCGGCCACATCGAGCCCGCGCTCGCCCTCGCGGACGCGCTGCGCAGGCAGGACCCGACCGTGGGCGTCACCGCCCTCGGCACGGAACGTGGCCTGGAGACCCGCCTGGTGCCCGAGCGCGGCTACGAGCTCGGTCTCATCCCCGCGGTGCCGCTGCCGCGCAAGCCGACGCCCGAGCTGATCACGGTGCCCGGCCGGCTGCGCGGCACGGTCAAGGCGGCCGAGGAGATCCTGGAGCGGACGAAGGCCGACTGCGTGGTCGGCTTCGGCGGATACGTGGCCCTGCCCGGCTACCTGGCCGCCAAGCGGCAGCGGGTGCCGATCGTGGTGCACGAGGCCAACGCCCGTCCCGGGCTCGCCAATCGCATCGGCGCCCGCTACACGCGCTTCGTGGCCGTCTCGACGCCGGACAGCAAGCTGCGCCACGCCAGGTATCTCGGTATTCCGCTGCGGCGCTCGATCGCGACCCTGGACCGGGCCGCGCGGCGCCAGGAGGCGCGCGCCTTCTTCGGCCTCGACGCCAACCTGCCGACCCTGCTGGTCTCCGGCGGCTCGCAGGGCGCGAGGCGGCTGAACGAGGTGGTCGCCGCCGCCGTTCCCCAGCTCCAGCGCTCCGGGGTGCAGGTGCTGCACGCGGTCGGACCGAAGAACGAATTGCCGCAGCCGGACACGATGCCCGGAATGCCGCCGTATGTCCCGCTATCGTATGTGGACCGCATGGACCTCGCGTACGCGGCGGCCGACATGATGCTCTGCCGCGCGGGCGCGATGACCGTCGCGGAACTGTCCGCCGTCGGCCTGCCCGCCGCCTACGTCCCCCTGCCCATCGGCAACGGCGAACAGCGGTTGAACGCGCAGCCGGTGGTCAACGCCGGTGGCGGACTGCTGGTCGACGACGCGGAGCTGACGCCCGAGTGGGTCGGGGCCACCGTGCTGCCGGTGCTGACCGATCCGGGCAGGCTGCTGGCGATGTCCCGCGCCGCCGCCGAGTTCGGCCGCAGGGACGCCGACGACCTGCTCGTCGGCCTGGTGCACGAGGCGATCGCCGCGCGCAGGGCGTAG
- the ftsW gene encoding putative lipid II flippase FtsW, which yields MRADHRVPQKSSPAGRARGPARARPARPRGGDGRSAPRQAARPASRPRTQRSPRRLFPLRPPRAVTRLRRAWDRPLTAYYIVMGTGMLITLLGLVMVFSASQIQALRYDLPATFYFRKQLLAAVLGTLLLLVATRVSVRLLRALTYPFLVCTTVLLVLVQVPGIGVEVNGSTNWIAIGGSFQLQPSEIAKLALVLWGADLLARKGDKHLLTQWRHLMVPLVPGALLVCGLVMVGGDMGTVMIMVGILFALLWLVGAPTRLFGGVLAAVAVLGVLFITTSPHRMDRLACLGAAEPGENDRCWQAVHGIYALASGGWFGSGLGASVEKWGELPEPHTDFIFAITGEELGLAGTLSVLALFAALGYAGIRVAGRTEDPFVRYAAGGVTAWLMVQTVINVGAVLGLLPIAGVPLPLFSYGGSALLPTMFAVGLLIAFARSDPAARAALAMRGSGPKWKTMGRRGKAASSGER from the coding sequence ATGAGGGCTGACCACCGCGTGCCGCAGAAGTCGTCCCCGGCGGGCCGGGCGCGCGGTCCCGCGCGGGCCAGGCCCGCGCGCCCCCGCGGCGGCGACGGGCGCTCCGCACCGCGCCAGGCGGCGCGGCCGGCGAGCCGCCCGCGCACGCAGCGCTCCCCGCGCCGGCTGTTCCCGCTGCGCCCGCCGCGGGCCGTCACGCGGCTGCGCCGGGCCTGGGACCGGCCGCTGACGGCCTACTACATCGTCATGGGCACCGGGATGCTGATCACGCTCCTCGGCCTCGTGATGGTCTTCTCCGCCTCCCAGATCCAGGCGCTGCGCTACGACCTGCCGGCCACGTTCTACTTCAGGAAGCAACTGCTCGCCGCCGTGCTCGGCACGCTGCTGCTGCTGGTGGCCACCCGCGTGTCGGTCCGGCTGCTGCGCGCGCTCACCTACCCGTTCCTGGTCTGCACCACGGTGCTGCTCGTGCTGGTCCAGGTGCCCGGCATCGGGGTCGAGGTCAACGGCAGCACCAACTGGATCGCGATCGGCGGATCGTTCCAGCTCCAGCCGAGCGAGATCGCGAAGCTCGCGCTCGTGCTGTGGGGCGCCGACCTGCTCGCGCGCAAGGGCGACAAGCACCTGCTCACCCAGTGGCGGCACCTGATGGTCCCTCTGGTGCCCGGCGCCCTGCTGGTGTGCGGCCTGGTGATGGTCGGCGGGGACATGGGCACCGTGATGATCATGGTGGGCATCCTGTTCGCGCTGCTGTGGCTGGTCGGCGCGCCCACCCGGCTGTTCGGCGGCGTGCTGGCGGCGGTCGCCGTGCTCGGGGTCCTGTTCATCACGACCAGCCCGCACCGCATGGACCGGCTGGCCTGCCTGGGCGCCGCGGAGCCCGGCGAGAACGACCGCTGCTGGCAGGCGGTGCACGGCATCTACGCCCTGGCGTCGGGCGGGTGGTTCGGCTCAGGACTCGGGGCCAGTGTGGAGAAATGGGGCGAACTCCCCGAGCCGCACACCGACTTCATCTTCGCCATCACGGGGGAGGAACTGGGGCTCGCGGGGACGCTGTCGGTCCTCGCCCTGTTCGCGGCTCTAGGCTATGCGGGTATCCGCGTGGCCGGACGCACGGAGGACCCCTTCGTGAGGTATGCCGCGGGAGGGGTGACGGCCTGGCTGATGGTCCAGACCGTGATCAACGTCGGCGCGGTCCTGGGCCTGCTGCCCATCGCCGGCGTGCCCCTGCCGCTGTTCTCCTACGGGGGTTCGGCGCTGTTGCCCACCATGTTCGCCGTCGGTCTGCTGATCGCCTTCGCGCGCAGCGACCCGGCGGCCAGGGCGGCCCTGGCCATGCGGGGTTCTGGGCCCAAGTGGAAGACGATGGGACGGCGCGGCAAGGCGGCGTCGTCCGGAGAGCGGTGA
- the murD gene encoding UDP-N-acetylmuramoyl-L-alanine--D-glutamate ligase: MSTFAGRRITVAGLGVSGVSAARALARLGAHVTVVDGGDGERQRTLAAGLAGEGVAAVLGDGRTLPARTELVVTSPGWRPDSPLFAAAGAAGVEVIGDVELAWRLRGAGGPPWLAVTGTNGKTTTVRMLAAILTAAGLRTAAVGNIGTPLVDVVLDERPYDVLAVELSSYQLHWAPSLRAHSAAVLNLAPDHLDWHGSMESYAADKGRIYEGNRVACVYNAADPATETLVREADVTEGCRAVGFTLGPPALSQLGVVDGVLVDRAFVPDRRTHAQELAEIGDIDPPAPHNVANALAAAALARAYGVPPAAVRDGLRAFRPDAHRIQHVADVAGVAFVDDSKATNTHAAEASLAAYPSVVWIAGGLAKGATFDDLVRRAAPRLRGAVLIGADRALVAEALARHAPDVPVVALDRTDTGAMAAAVAEAAGLARAGDTVLMAPACASMDMFTNYNERGDAFAAAVRELAGHGRAENEQ; encoded by the coding sequence GTGAGCACCTTCGCGGGCCGGCGGATCACCGTCGCGGGTCTGGGCGTCAGCGGCGTCAGCGCCGCCCGCGCCCTGGCCCGGCTCGGCGCCCACGTCACGGTCGTCGACGGCGGCGACGGGGAGCGGCAGCGCACCCTCGCGGCCGGACTCGCGGGGGAGGGCGTGGCCGCCGTGCTCGGCGACGGCCGCACCCTGCCGGCCCGCACCGAACTCGTCGTCACCTCGCCCGGCTGGCGCCCGGACAGCCCGCTGTTCGCCGCCGCCGGGGCGGCGGGCGTCGAGGTCATCGGCGACGTCGAGCTCGCCTGGCGGCTGCGCGGCGCGGGCGGCCCGCCCTGGCTGGCCGTCACCGGCACCAACGGCAAGACCACCACCGTGCGCATGCTCGCCGCCATCCTGACGGCGGCGGGCCTGCGCACCGCGGCGGTCGGCAACATCGGCACCCCGCTGGTCGACGTCGTGCTCGACGAACGGCCGTACGACGTGCTCGCCGTCGAGCTGTCCAGCTACCAGCTGCACTGGGCCCCCTCGCTGCGGGCGCACTCGGCGGCCGTGCTCAACCTCGCGCCCGACCACCTCGACTGGCACGGCTCGATGGAGTCCTACGCGGCCGACAAGGGCCGGATCTACGAGGGCAACCGGGTCGCCTGCGTCTACAACGCGGCCGACCCGGCGACCGAGACGCTGGTCCGCGAGGCCGACGTGACCGAGGGCTGCCGCGCCGTCGGCTTCACCCTGGGCCCCCCGGCGCTCTCGCAGCTCGGGGTCGTCGACGGCGTGCTGGTGGACCGGGCCTTCGTCCCCGACCGCCGCACCCACGCCCAGGAGCTGGCGGAGATCGGCGACATCGACCCGCCCGCGCCGCACAACGTGGCCAACGCCCTGGCCGCCGCGGCCCTGGCCCGCGCCTACGGCGTGCCGCCCGCGGCCGTCAGGGACGGGCTGCGGGCCTTCCGCCCCGACGCGCACCGCATCCAGCATGTCGCGGACGTGGCGGGCGTGGCGTTCGTCGACGACTCCAAGGCGACCAACACGCACGCGGCCGAGGCGTCCCTCGCGGCCTACCCCTCGGTGGTGTGGATCGCCGGCGGACTCGCGAAGGGCGCGACGTTCGACGACCTGGTCCGCCGGGCCGCGCCGCGCCTGCGCGGGGCGGTGCTCATCGGCGCGGACCGCGCGCTCGTGGCCGAGGCACTGGCGCGACACGCCCCCGATGTGCCCGTGGTCGCCCTCGACCGGACGGACACTGGGGCGATGGCGGCGGCCGTCGCCGAGGCGGCCGGGCTGGCCCGTGCGGGGGACACCGTCCTGATGGCGCCCGCGTGCGCGTCGATGGATATGTTCACCAACTACAACGAGCGCGGTGACGCCTTCGCCGCCGCCGTCCGTGAGCTGGCCGGCCACGGCCGGGCAGAGAACGAGCAGTAG
- the mraY gene encoding phospho-N-acetylmuramoyl-pentapeptide-transferase codes for MRQILFSGVIGLFLTLVGTPLLIKLLARKGYGQYIRDDGPRDHASKRGTPTMGGIAFILATLIAYAVTKVVTSSQPTISGLLVLFLMAGMGLVGFLDDYIKIVRRRSLGLRAGAKMLGQFIVGVTFAILSLNFADARGLTPASTHLSFTQDFGWSIGPVLFVLWALFMILAMSNGVNLTDGLDGLATGASVMVFGAYVFIGVWQYGQTCADAATAGASCYEVRDPLDTAVVAAALMGALFGFLWWNTSPAKIFMGDTGSLALGGALAALAIVSRTQLLMAVLGGLFVLITMSVVIQVGSFRLTGRRVFKMAPLQHHFELKGWSEVLVVVRFWIIQGMCVIVGIGIFYGTWVADW; via the coding sequence ATGAGGCAGATCCTGTTCTCCGGCGTGATCGGGCTGTTCCTGACCCTGGTCGGCACGCCGCTGCTGATCAAGCTGCTGGCCCGCAAGGGCTACGGCCAGTACATCCGCGACGACGGTCCGCGCGACCACGCGAGCAAGCGCGGCACGCCCACCATGGGCGGCATCGCGTTCATCCTGGCCACCCTGATCGCCTACGCGGTCACCAAGGTCGTCACGAGCTCCCAGCCGACCATCTCGGGCCTGCTCGTGCTGTTCCTCATGGCCGGCATGGGCCTGGTCGGGTTCCTCGACGACTACATCAAGATCGTCCGGCGGCGCAGCCTCGGCCTGCGCGCGGGCGCCAAGATGCTCGGCCAGTTCATCGTCGGCGTCACCTTCGCGATCCTGTCGCTGAACTTCGCCGACGCCCGCGGGCTCACCCCGGCCTCCACGCACCTGTCGTTCACCCAGGACTTCGGCTGGTCCATCGGGCCCGTGCTGTTCGTGCTGTGGGCGCTGTTCATGATCCTGGCCATGTCCAACGGCGTGAACCTCACCGACGGCCTCGACGGCCTGGCCACCGGTGCCTCCGTCATGGTCTTCGGCGCCTACGTCTTCATCGGCGTCTGGCAGTACGGGCAGACCTGCGCGGACGCCGCGACGGCGGGTGCCTCGTGCTACGAAGTGCGAGATCCCCTCGACACGGCGGTCGTGGCCGCCGCGCTGATGGGGGCGCTGTTCGGATTCCTGTGGTGGAACACCTCGCCCGCCAAGATCTTCATGGGCGACACCGGCTCGCTCGCCCTGGGCGGCGCGCTGGCCGCCCTGGCCATCGTGTCCCGCACGCAGCTGCTGATGGCGGTGCTCGGCGGCCTCTTCGTCCTCATCACCATGTCGGTGGTCATCCAGGTCGGCTCCTTCCGGCTGACCGGCAGGCGCGTGTTCAAAATGGCACCGCTCCAGCACCACTTCGAGCTCAAGGGCTGGAGCGAGGTCCTCGTGGTGGTCCGCTTCTGGATCATCCAGGGAATGTGTGTGATCGTCGGCATCGGCATCTTCTACGGAACCTGGGTGGCGGACTGGTGA